The genomic segment TGTCACTCGAATCCCTAGTCAACGGCGCGGACTATGACGTTCAGGTGGATACGCTTGCCGCGCGCGCTACCTACGACAGTTACCCCGCAAACTTTCGCGTCCTTGTCTCGAATGTCGGCGATGGTCGGTCTGCGATCTACAGCAAGAAGACCGCCACGGCTGCTGACTGGTCTGCTGCCGCTTATGTGACTGGCTCCTCTGGTCCTCCTGGTGCAACCCCAACAATCGCAGCAACAGCTTCGCAACTCGCTGCCGGTGCAACCCCGACCGCAACCGTAACGCCGACGACTGATGGTGTGAGTATTGCATTCGGCATTCCTGCTGCTCGGACAAGTGGATTCCCTTATCGCTGGTCAACGACCACCACGGACGCAAACCCTGGCAATGGATTCATTCGCGCGAACAATGCAGCGTTGGGTAGCGCAACGCTGTTATACGTCTCTAAGACCTCGCTGGCCGGATCGGCAATGGCGACGTTCCTGCTGGCAATGGCTGTTGCGGACAATGCGGTCAAGGGAACGCTGATCCTTCAGCGCGTGACGGACGGCCAAACGGTCAGCTTCAATGTTACCGGCGTCACTGATGCGACGAACTATGTCAAAGTCGCAGTGTCCGGCCAGTCTGGTTTGACGGCAATCGCCAACAACGTCGACCTGAACTTCCTGTTCACCCAAGCTGGCAATAAAGGCACCGACGGCGCGGGTGCGGGTACGGTTACAAGTGTAGGTGTGTCAGTCCCGGCTGGCTTCTCGATTGCCAATAGCCCAGTTACGTCCTCAGGTACGTTGGCGATAACATACACGACCGGCTATCAAGGCTACACAACAGCAGAGGCAAACAAGCTTTCTGGGATCGCAGCGGGTGCGCAGGTTAACACGGTTTCCAGCGTAAATGGTCAAGGCGGCGCAGTTGTTCTCGCCAAAGGAGACGTCGGGCTTGGGAATGTCGATAACACATCGGACGCCAGTAAGCCCGTATCCACGGCGCAGCAAACCGCGCTGAATGCAAAGGCAAACGTTGCTGGGCAAGCCTTCACGGGAGAGATTACCGTCCCGGCTTCGACCACCGCCACTGCAATGTGGAATATGCCGCACGGTGTAGCGCCAACAACGCTCGCCAATGGTGATGTGTGGACGCAAACGACAGGCATTTTTGCCCGCATCAATGGCGTGACCTTCAACCTGTCACCTGCCTTGATTTCTCAGGCGTTGGCGGAGGCCGGGGCCGATACGGCGATATCGAGCTGGTCTTCGTTGCGCGTCAGGCAGGCTATCATCGCCAGCCCAGCCGCGTTGCTGAATGTCGAAGACCAAACGCTTACAGGCGGCGCTCGTGTCACATCGAAAGACCTCGGCACGATCTCGACAGGAACTCTGACACTGGATACAGGCGACCGACCGTTGCAGCACTATACGAACAATGGCGCTCACACACTGGCGCCCGGAACAAATACTGGTTCGTTCATGCTCGACATTACCAACGGCGCCTCGGCAGGCGCAATCACTGTCACTGGTTGGACGAAAGTCGCCGGTGACGCTTTCACCACCACAAGCGGCAACAAATTCCGTCTCCATTGCTCAATCGGAAGCGGCGGCTCGCTGCTCATAGTACAGGCGTTGCAATAATGGTCGCGTTCTTTTGTCCCCCTCCGTTTATGAAGATAGGACTTGCATCTGAGTTCGTCGGTATTACTGCGCTCTACAGTGCCTCTGGCTCAATAACTTGGCCCTCTGGTACGCAAGTAGGCGATTTGGCAGTTGTGATTGCCGTTGGCGATAGCGCGATAGCTATATCGGGATGGACTGCTATTGCGGGTGATCCCGTCCCTACTTCTCCGGGAACAAGTAGTTTCGCTTACAAGGTCATTGTTTCTGGCGATATATCATCACCCCCTACAATTGCCATACCGAATTTTGGGGCGTTCTACGTTGCTGTTTACAGAGGCGGCACCCTCGTTTCCAAAAAATCCACAGCTGGATCAACGGCTTCGTCTGTGTCGGTTCCGGGCTTCACGAAGTCTGCACTATCAAGGCGAATTATAGCCGTAGGGCATGATAGAGACCCAGGCACATCACCAACACCGCCGACCGGTTTTTCTTTCCGGGCGACCGCTGCATCAACATATTTCATGAGCGCGGTCTACGATTTACCTTCCGCTTCCTATGTCAATGGCGCTTCCGTAACCTTTGGGCTAGTCGCTGGTTCCGGAATTCTAGGGCGTGGCACCCTTTTGGAGATCACCTAAATGCTCGCTCTTCTCAAAAATAACGCGGTTCTCAATCGCCTTGAAATCGTCGGGCAGTTTGCAGAGGGCAGTTGGGTCGATTTGCCTGACGGTTCGCGTGTCTCGCCAGCCTATGACGGCTGGGCACTGCGTGGCTATGAACTGCACACGATCCAGCCCGCCGATCCAGTTCCAAGCGGCTATCGCGTTGTGTCGTCTTCAGTACAGATGGTGAATGGTTTGCCGACATGGGTGGATGTGATTGAGGCGGTTCCAGTAACGCTAGATGATTACAAGGCTGCTTTCGACAATCACCTTGACGCCGTGGCGCATTCAAAGGGTTACGACAATCGACTCACGATTGCCACTTACACCGGCAGCACCAACCCAGTCTGGGCTGGTGAAGCTGCCGCTTATCTTGCTTGGCGTGATGCGGCGCTGGCCTCGATGTTCGCCCAGCTCGCCGCCGTCGAGGCCGGGGGCGATGCGCCAACCGTTGAAGAGTTTCTAGCGGCACTTCCGGCCATTGAGTGGCCAACCAACCCCTAAAAATTGAGGGCTAAATGCCAATTACCAAAATCTCCACACAGGGGAGGGCTTTCATGCGCCTGCATGAGGGCAATCCACTAACTTGCTATCTCGACCCTGTCGGCATCCCGACGATCGGGACGGGCTTCACAACGGGCAGCGATTCCGTTCGTCGCGAACTGGCCAAGATCGGCATCACGAAGCTGGTGCCAGGTAAGACCAAGATAACGGCCGCGCAGAGCGACGACATTCTAGATGCTGTCCTTGGCGCCGAATACGTGCCTGCTGTCGTCGCAGGCTCGCCGACTGACCGAAAACAGCACGAGCTCGATGCTGCATCGTCCGTGACGTTCAACCTCGGCGTTGGTGCGATGAAGTGGACTTGGGCCGACCTCTGGCGCAAAGGCAAGACCAAAGCGGCAGCCGCGCATCTCGCCAGCAACTACAATACCGCCAAAGGCAAGAAGCTGCCGGGACTGGTTCGTCGCCGCAGAGAAGAGGCACTTCTGTTCGAGAAGGGCACCTATACGGGCGTAGGTGGTGTGACCAAGGAAGTGACCGCCGAGCCGCCAGTATTACCGGATCCAGTCGTCAAGGAAGCGCAGGAACTGCTCACGACAGCTGGCCTCAATCCCGGTGCGGTGGATGGCTGGATGGGCGCAAAGACCAAAGCGGCTGTGATTGCATACCAAAAGGCACACCCGCACCTCATCGCGGACGGCATCATCGGTCCCGCCACGATTGCGCAGCTTCGTCGTGACGCAGGTGCAGCCAAGGACATGGTCACGAAGGGCGCAAGCTCGGCGGCTGGTTCTGGACTGCTGGCATTCACCGCTGGCCTTCCATGGGGCTGGATCACCGCCGGCGTGCTTGTCGCAGTCGTCGGCTACGTGGCCTACCGCAACCGAGACGTCGTTATCCGCCGCTGGAATAGCTGGCGCGGCAAGGAGGTGAAGGTTTGAAACATACTATCGAAGTGAAACGATTGCCGTCTGGCGAAACTACCGAATGGGGCGCGTTCTACGCTGAGGTTGATGGGCGCGCTGTAGGCGACCCGGAAAGACCATTCTGGCGCACAAGAAACCAAGCACAAGCCTGCGGCGAGCGATTTGTCTCCATCGTGCATGGGGAGGACACATGATCTTCCTCGCCAAACTCAAGGGCTACCTAGCCACCATCGGCACAGCGCTCGCGATTCTCGCGGGCGTCTTTTTTTACGGCCAGCGGACAGGCAGTTCGGCGGCAAGGGATGCACTGGCCGCAGCGAATGCAAAGGCCATCAAGCGGGCTGGGGAAGTCGAAAATGAAGTCAAAAATCTGGATGACGCTGGCGTTGATGATGCTCTTGGCAAGTGGATGCGCGACAAGCGGTAGCTACTGCGACATCGCAAAGGCGGTGCGGCCATCTGTTGAGGACAGCCTATCTATCGAAACCAAGCGTCAGATATTGGCCGAGAACGAAAAGCTGCAGAAGCTTTGCGGGGTGAAGCCTTGACCGGCCCAGAAATCATGGCCGTCGCGTTGTTCTTCATCGCGCTGTTCGGCTTCTTCTTTGGTCTCTGGAAGTATGTGGATGCAAAGATCAGTTCAGCCAGAACTGATGCAACCGGCACAGCGTCGGCAGCGCATGCTCTGGCAGCCCTCGCGCGCGACGAGCTTGCCTCACACCGGCTACACGTCGCCGAGACCTACATCACAAAGGCTGGTATGCGCGAGACGACAGAGCAGATCATGGATGCCATCAGCGGCGTGAAGGCTGCAGTCGATCACATGACTGTCCGCGTGGATCGAATTGTTGAAAATCAGGCTTCAAAGCCGAGGCCGACTAGATCGTCCTGACCTAACCCCGCTTGCCGAAAGGTGGGCGGGGATTTTTTTGTTTTAAGGGCGATTTGGCGATCCCGCCTCTCCAACCCGAAGGCTGGAGAGGATTGATCGGCACTGCACGTTGATTTCCAGTTGAATAAACGCACTGTCCAACCTCGAGCGGTTGCGGCAGGCGCTACACACCGTCCAGGTTGAAATTAGTGACGCAAAACTGTCACATTTCACTAGACTTCAACGGCTAATATTGTATTTGAATTTCCTCATGTTCTTTGTAGTTGCAGGGGAGGTCGTTTGTGAGAAAGATCAATGTATACTCAGCCGCGGTGAAAGGTGAGTTTGGCTCTACTGCAGAAAATTTTGGCGATAACTTAATGCATTTTATGTTGCCTGAATTGTTCAACGTCCAGGTACGATACGTGCATCATTCAAAAGCGGACCTCATAGGCGTAGGTAGCATCATTGACTCATATTGGCGTCGCCGACGAAATGGGCACGCCAAATTTTGGCAGAAGCGGCCTTGGCGGACGCTTTCAGTATGGGGGAGCGGATTCATGTCTTCTCATTCAATTGACCTGTGGCCCCAGAAACTTCGATATCACGCAGTCCGCGGCCCGCTTTCTGCCGCGCGCGTTCCTGATGGAGACAAGATTGCACTCGGTGACCCAGCAATTCTTTTGCCAAAAATTTGGGTCGGACCGACAGTAAAAGAACGTGAAGTACTGGTTATTCCCCATTTTGCGTCATATGAAAGCTTTTCATCGCACTATCAAAATCAACTGCCAAAACATTGGAAAATCGTTGACCTCCGGAGCGATCCTAAGCATGTATGCGAACAAATTGCTGCGAGCGAATTCGTTATCACAAGTAGCCTGCATGGTCTCATAGTTGCTGATGCTTACGGTGTGCCATCCTGTCGGGTCAATCCTATCAAGGAAATCAAGGGGGATGGTTTCAAGTACCGAGACTACGAGCAGCAGAGAGGTCAACGCTTGGCAGGGCCATTTGACTTTGAACAGATATTGAGAGGACCTCTGGATTTCAGTTCTGATGAATTCCGACCAATAGTGCCATCAGATGAAGTCGTTGAGAGCCTTATTTCGGCTTTTCCTTATCGGTGAGTTTGGCCCGTACAAGGAAGAAAAAATCTAAAAAGGTTGTGGTATGAAAGTTGGCAGAGAAACGGCTGGACTAAAAAGAATTATTCGGCGCTTCGCTTTGCGAAAAATTGCAAAGATGGAATTTGGCGAGCTAGAGCAGCTTCGATTTTATCAATTCAAATCATCGACTGCCAAATTTTTCTACGATCGCTTTGGTCGCACGGATATTCGGGTTTTGGATACTCCGCACTTTTCTTTCGCTAGATCTATTTCTTTGGATCAGGGCAGAGGCGAGGGTGAACAATACTATAGAGACTATCTAGCCGCTAGCTGGGGCGAGGCCTCAAGCGAAGAGCGTATCAATGCCAGAGTCAAAGACTTCCGAGCTCATTTCGAACATTGTCGAACCACACGTAATGTTCAGCGTCCAACAATAACGCGGATCCTAAATACATCGGACCCTTTCGTTATAGACGGCAATCACCGCACCGCGATGTTAGCAGCGTTGCAGAAGCCGGCAAGCGTTGAGATTTTGCCACCCGATCTCGCCACACTTATATTTTCTAGATCTACTGAGTTTTACGGCACTGGCTTCCGAGATATGCCTTACCAGAGCGTTTTTCTGAATGGTGAGGAAGTTATCAAAGGCCGTAGGAACGATGCTTTAGCGCGCCTAAAACTGCTGCCAGATGGAATTTTAAAAGGTGCGTCAGTCCTAGATGTCGCGAGCAACATTGGGATGAGCTCACTGTTTGCGCACCGCCTTGGGGCATCAAAGTGTGTTGGTCTTGAGATATCTCGCAAAATGGTAGATTTCGCCTCCAGATTTGCGATGTTCGATGGTCGCTACCCGCAGGTGCAATTCAGACAATTCAATATTGATGACGACGAACTTGCAGGCGAAACTAGGTACGATACAGCATTCATGTTTTCCATCCATGATCACTTGAAGCGACCTTCAAATCTCCTGAAGATCGCTGAAGAAGCCGTTGACAGATATGTGGTATTCGAAGGGCATCCTAACGGTAAACAAGAAGACTATTCTGGTTTCTTTGAGAGCGGAATTTTCAAGAATGTACAACAGCTTGGTGTTTTGCCTGAGTCCGTTTTCAATCAATCAATGAACAGGATTTTGTGGCTTTGCGAAAAGTGAGTTGATGGGTTCCCTACCCTTAGAACGTTTGGTGAAAGCGATCATCTAATGTTTGGGTTGATGCCCTTTTTTGGATAATGCTCCGCACACCACCTGAGGGCTCTGCCTTGCTGCGGGCGAATCCAAACCCACCCCACTTTGGACAGGAGGGTATGCAACAATAGTGGGTGTCGATGACGCCGTCGCCGGTCTTGCTTGTCAGGTCGCTCATCGT from the Agrobacterium vaccinii genome contains:
- a CDS encoding glycoside hydrolase family protein; translation: MPITKISTQGRAFMRLHEGNPLTCYLDPVGIPTIGTGFTTGSDSVRRELAKIGITKLVPGKTKITAAQSDDILDAVLGAEYVPAVVAGSPTDRKQHELDAASSVTFNLGVGAMKWTWADLWRKGKTKAAAAHLASNYNTAKGKKLPGLVRRRREEALLFEKGTYTGVGGVTKEVTAEPPVLPDPVVKEAQELLTTAGLNPGAVDGWMGAKTKAAVIAYQKAHPHLIADGIIGPATIAQLRRDAGAAKDMVTKGASSAAGSGLLAFTAGLPWGWITAGVLVAVVGYVAYRNRDVVIRRWNSWRGKEVKV
- a CDS encoding class I SAM-dependent methyltransferase, which encodes MKVGRETAGLKRIIRRFALRKIAKMEFGELEQLRFYQFKSSTAKFFYDRFGRTDIRVLDTPHFSFARSISLDQGRGEGEQYYRDYLAASWGEASSEERINARVKDFRAHFEHCRTTRNVQRPTITRILNTSDPFVIDGNHRTAMLAALQKPASVEILPPDLATLIFSRSTEFYGTGFRDMPYQSVFLNGEEVIKGRRNDALARLKLLPDGILKGASVLDVASNIGMSSLFAHRLGASKCVGLEISRKMVDFASRFAMFDGRYPQVQFRQFNIDDDELAGETRYDTAFMFSIHDHLKRPSNLLKIAEEAVDRYVVFEGHPNGKQEDYSGFFESGIFKNVQQLGVLPESVFNQSMNRILWLCEK
- a CDS encoding polysaccharide pyruvyl transferase family protein produces the protein MRKINVYSAAVKGEFGSTAENFGDNLMHFMLPELFNVQVRYVHHSKADLIGVGSIIDSYWRRRRNGHAKFWQKRPWRTLSVWGSGFMSSHSIDLWPQKLRYHAVRGPLSAARVPDGDKIALGDPAILLPKIWVGPTVKEREVLVIPHFASYESFSSHYQNQLPKHWKIVDLRSDPKHVCEQIAASEFVITSSLHGLIVADAYGVPSCRVNPIKEIKGDGFKYRDYEQQRGQRLAGPFDFEQILRGPLDFSSDEFRPIVPSDEVVESLISAFPYR